GTACGGCCGTACACGCGCCAATCGATGCGACGCAGATCGTCGCCGGGCTGGTACGAGCGATGTTCGGCGAAATCGAGCGACGAACCTTTGCGCAACGACCGGTGCTGACCATGCATGAAGCCGTCCACGACCGTGCGCGCCAGGAGCGCGAGGTCGGAGATACGCGCCAGCATGGCGGGATCGAGAAAGGACGCGGGAGCGGTGGCCACGAATCGCTCAGAGCGACGAGCGTGGAAGCGGTACACTCTCGAGCAGACGCCCGATGAGCGAATCGGTGGTCACCTTCTCCGACTGCGCCGTGAAGTTCACCAGCACACGGTGTCGCAGCACCGGACGCGCGAGCGCCCGCACATCTTCGAAACTGGCGCTGGCCCGGCCCTGCAGTAGCGCCCTCGCCTTGGCACCCAACACCAGCGCCTGCGCCGCGCGTACCGAGGCGCCGTACGACACGAACTGCTTCACGTAGTCGGGCGCGCCTTCGCCCGGGCGCGTGGTGCGCACCAGCTTCACGGCGTACCGCGTCACGGCATCGGCGATCGGCAAGCGACGCACCACGCGCTGATAGGCCAGGATCTCTTCCTTCGACACCACCGACTGCACCGCTTCCGGCGGCAGCGAGGTGGTCGACTTCACCACGGCCACTTCGTCCTCTTCCGGCAGGTAATCCAGCATCACTTCCAGCATGAAACGATCGAGCTGCGCTTCCGGCAGCGGATAGGTGCCCTCGAGTTCGATCGGGTTCTGCGTGGCGAACACGAAGAACGGCTTGTCGAGCTCGTAGGTGCGTCC
This region of Gemmatimonas groenlandica genomic DNA includes:
- a CDS encoding AAA family ATPase, whose translation is MTAPAPSTSELDRLDDGALADRLQGAGQRIASELRKVIVGQDVVVEQALIALFAGGNCLLVGVPGLAKTLLISTLARALDLKFSRIQFTPDLMPSDVTGTDVIQDDPATGQRRLAFMPGPVFANVLLADEINRTPPKTQAALLEAMQERRVTVQGRTYELDKPFFVFATQNPIELEGTYPLPEAQLDRFMLEVMLDYLPEEDEVAVVKSTTSLPPEAVQSVVSKEEILAYQRVVRRLPIADAVTRYAVKLVRTTRPGEGAPDYVKQFVSYGASVRAAQALVLGAKARALLQGRASASFEDVRALARPVLRHRVLVNFTAQSEKVTTDSLIGRLLESVPLPRSSL